The Microcystis aeruginosa NIES-843 sequence AGTGTAACTGGATCGAAGCTGCCGGGGTAGATGGCGATCATTTCTCAACCTGCACACCTCGCCAAAAAGCGATATATCCTTTGATATTTTGGGCTTTTGGTTTAGGATCGGGATAATACCAAGCGGCATCTTTATTGTCCTGTCCATTTACCCTGAGAGTATAATAACTAGCCTCTCCCTTCCAAGAACAAATGGTATGGGTGTTACTGGATTGAAAATATTCAGCTTTGATGGTATCGGGGGGAAAATAGTAGTTTCCCTCGACAATTTCGCAGTTATCGCTTTCGGCTACCACTGCACCATTCCAAATCGCCTTTGCCATGGCACTAACTCCTAGTTCTGGTTCAAAATTATCTTACAACAGAGTTTGTAAATGTTGAACCAGTTGGTTAACCTGCACCACTCCCTCGATTCGATCGATCGGTTGACCATTTTTAAAGACTACTAAAGTCGGTAAAGCTTGAATACCGTACTTAGTGGCTAAATTAGGATATTTGTCTGTATCAATTTTGACAATTTGTAGGCGATTTTTGAAATACATTCCCGTTTGTTCTAGAATCGGAGCCATCATTTGACAAGGACCGCACCAAGTGGCATAGAAATCCACTAACACGGGGAGATTAGTGGATTGCAACAGTTCCTGAAAACTGGAAAACTCTTTTTTGACTGCCATAAATTGTCACCTCGCCAGAAAAATAGCCTTTTTCCTACTATAGCTTTTCTAGATGTTCCTTGATTTCTCCAGAGTGGTCATCGATCACTGGGAAAATGCTAAGTTAGGTAAAGACTCGACAGCCAACTCTCCATGAACATCCTAACCAAGCTGCTTTTTCCCGAAACTAAAACTCCAGAGCAAGTAGGTTCGCCGCGAGTACAGAAAAGCCGCCGGGGAATCGAGACTAAATCCGCCGCCGAAATCGTGATTATGCGACAAGCGGGTAAAATTGCCGCCACAGTCCTTAAGGAAATTGCCGAGATCGCTCAACCCGGGATGACGACGGCGGATTTGGATGCCTATGCGGAACAACGTATCCGCGAAATGGGTGCTACTCCCAGTTTTAAAGGTTATTATGGCTTTCCTGCCTCGATTTGTGCCTCCGTCGATAACGAAGTCGTTCACGGTATCCCTAGCCCGAAAAAACGCCTCAAAGCCGGTTCTGTGTTAAAGGTAGATACGGGGGCCTACTACCAAGGTTATCATGGGGATTCCTGTATCACGATCGCGATCGGTTCCGTCTCTCCAAAAACCGAAAAATTAATCTGCGTGGCGGAAGAAGCTTTATATAAAGGCATAAATCAGGTAAAAGCGGGCAATTATCTGCTCGATATTGCGGGAGCGATCGAAGATCACGTTCAAGCTAACGGTTTCCAGGTGGTAGAAGATTTTACTGGTCATGGAGTCGGCAGAAATCTCCACGAAGAACCCTCGGTATTTAATTTTCGCACTAATCAGTTACCCAATGTCAAACTCCGCACCGGGATGACTCTGGCAATTGAACCAATTGTCAACGCGGGATCTAAACATACCAGAACTTTGCGCGATCGTTGGACGGTGGTGACGA is a genomic window containing:
- the trxA gene encoding thioredoxin, with protein sequence MAVKKEFSSFQELLQSTNLPVLVDFYATWCGPCQMMAPILEQTGMYFKNRLQIVKIDTDKYPNLATKYGIQALPTLVVFKNGQPIDRIEGVVQVNQLVQHLQTLL
- a CDS encoding DUF427 domain-containing protein → MAKAIWNGAVVAESDNCEIVEGNYYFPPDTIKAEYFQSSNTHTICSWKGEASYYTLRVNGQDNKDAAWYYPDPKPKAQNIKGYIAFWRGVQVEK
- the map gene encoding type I methionyl aminopeptidase: MNILTKLLFPETKTPEQVGSPRVQKSRRGIETKSAAEIVIMRQAGKIAATVLKEIAEIAQPGMTTADLDAYAEQRIREMGATPSFKGYYGFPASICASVDNEVVHGIPSPKKRLKAGSVLKVDTGAYYQGYHGDSCITIAIGSVSPKTEKLICVAEEALYKGINQVKAGNYLLDIAGAIEDHVQANGFQVVEDFTGHGVGRNLHEEPSVFNFRTNQLPNVKLRTGMTLAIEPIVNAGSKHTRTLRDRWTVVTMDNALSAQFEHTVLVTATGYEILTERNNL